From the Micromonospora echinofusca genome, the window CGGGCCAGCGGATCGTCGGGCCGGAGGTCTCCGTGCCGGCGGTCGCCGCCGAACGCGCCCGTGGGCTGGCCGTCACGGCCGCGGTCGGTGACGGCGCGCACCGGTACGCGGACGCGCTCGGCCTGCCCGTACGGGACGAGCCCCGCTACCCGGACGCGGCCGTGCTGGCGACCCTGGCCGGCGAGCGCATCCGGGCCGGCGCCCCCTCGGAGGCGCTCACCCCGCTCTACCTGCGCCGACCGGACGCCGTGGCGGCGACCGCCCGAAAGCCGGTACTGCCATGACGGTCCGCCTGGAGCGGTTCCGGTGGTGGCACGTCGACGAGGTGCTGCCGATCGAGGCGGACCTGTTCGGCGCCGAGCAGTGGTCGGCGGCGATGTTCTGGAACGAGCTGGCCAACGGGCACTTCTACCTGGTCGCCGTCGACGACGGCGAGGTGCTCGGCTACGCCGGCCTCGCCGTGGCGCCGCCCGACGAGGCGTGGGTGCAGAACGTCGCGGTGCGCCGGGACGCCCAGCGGCGCGGCATCGGTCGGCTCCTGGTGGAGGCGCTGCTCGCCGAGGCCGCCCGGCTCGGCGCCCGCAGCACGCTGCTGGAGGTCGCGGCGGACAACGCCCCCGCCCAGAAGCTCTACGCGACGTACGGCTTCGAGCCGATCGGCGTGCGGCGCGGCTACTACCAACCGAGCAACACCGACGCGCTGGTCATGCAGCGCAGCGCAGGATGTGAGCGATGACTGACGAACCCCTGATCCTCGGCATCGAGACCTCCTGCGACGAGACCGGGGTCGGCATCGTACGCGGGCACACCCTGCTGGCCGACGCGCTCGCCTCCAGCGTCGAACAGCACGCCCGCTTCGGCGGTGTGGTGCCCGAGGTGGCCAGCCGGGCCCACCTGGAGGCCATCGTGCCGACCATGCAGCGGGCGTTGACGGAAGCGGGGGTGACCCTCGCCGACATCGACGCGATCGCGGTCACCTCGGGACCGGGGCTGGCCGGCGCGCTGCTCGTCGG encodes:
- the rimI gene encoding ribosomal protein S18-alanine N-acetyltransferase; the encoded protein is MTVRLERFRWWHVDEVLPIEADLFGAEQWSAAMFWNELANGHFYLVAVDDGEVLGYAGLAVAPPDEAWVQNVAVRRDAQRRGIGRLLVEALLAEAARLGARSTLLEVAADNAPAQKLYATYGFEPIGVRRGYYQPSNTDALVMQRSAGCER